The segment TGAACCCCAAAAACCTGGAAAAACGGATGGATGGTATGATGCTGCATTTTTTAACTTAGCACAAATATTAAAATTAACTATAGATAATGGAAAAATGGACGGAAAACAAGTAGGGCCTAAAACAGGTGAATTTAAACAATTTAAAAATATAGATGAATTTATAGAGGCATATAAAAGGCAAATGGAGTATTTTGTATCTCAAATGGTTGCGGCTGATAACTGTGTAGATATTGCACATAAAGAAAGAGCACCACTTCCATTTTTATCTTCAATGCTTGATGACTGTATAGCTAAAGGAAAATCAATTCAAGAAGGTGGAGGACATTATCGTTTTTCTGGACCACTAGGTGTTGGTATTGCAAATGTTGGAGATTCATTTATGGCTATTAAAAAGCTTATATTTGATGAAGAAAAATTTACTTTGGCTCAATTAAAAGAAGCTCTTGATACTAATTTTGGAGAAAATGAAACCGATAAAGTGAAGAAAAGTCAATTTGAAGATATCAAGCAAATACTTCTTCATAGATCACCTAAGTTTGGAAATGATATAGATGAAGTTGATGAGTTTACTCGTGAAGGAGCACTTATCTATTGTAAAGAAGTATCACAGCATTTTAATCAACGTGGAGGAAAATTTATACCTGGATTATATCCAGTTTCAAATAATGTTCACTTAGGAAGTCTTGTTGGAGCAACTCCTGATGGAAGAGAAGCTTATAAGCCTATAGCAGATGGGGTATCTCCTACTAGAGGAGCAGATGTTAAAGGACCAACTGCTGCTGCTAATTCAGTAGCTAAATTGGAGCATTATGCTGCACCAAGTGGAACTTTATTTAATCAAAAATTTAGCCCAAGTTCTTTAAAAGGGGATAATGGACTTAAAAATCTAGCATCATTAATACGTAGTTATTTTGATGAAAAGGGTATGCATATACAGTTTAATGTAGTTGATAAAAATATTTTAATTGATGCACAAAAACATCCTGAAAAATATAGAGATTTAATTGTTCGTGTTGCTGGATATAGTGCTCAATTTGTTTGCTTAGATAAAGGAATACAAGATGATATTATAAAGAGAACAGAACAGAACTTTTAAAATATATTAATAGATTTGTTTTAAGGCTTGATTAAATTTCAAGCCTTAAAATTTAATTATTTTGAAGAGGCGGGGTATTTATGCTAAGTGATAAAGTTAACTATAAAGAAAAAGGAAATGTTTTTAATATACAAAGATTTTCTGTAAACGATGGACCAGGAATTAGAACTATAGTATTTTTAAAGGGATGTCCTTTATCTTGTCGTTGGTGTAGTAACCCGGAGTCGCAAAATAGAAATAGTGAGATTATGTTTAATATTAAGAATTGTACCGAATGTCATAGATGTGAAAGAGTATGTAGTGAAGGTGCAATAGATTTTAATCTTAGTTATAGAATAGATAGAAGTAAATGTATAAATTGTGGACGTTGTGTAGAAAGGTGTTATCCGGGAGCACTTGTTAGATCAGGGGAAGAAATGACAGTTAAAGAAATTATACAAGAATTAAAAAAAGAGTCAGTTCAATTTAGACGTTCAAATGGAGGAGTAACTTTATCTGGAGGAGAACCATTGATGCAATCTAAGTTTGCATTAGAACTATTAAAAGGATGTAAAAGTATGGGCTGGCATACTACTATGGAAACTACTGCATATGCAAGTAAGGATATAATAGATAAAGTTATGCCTTGGCTTGATTTGATTCTTTTAGATATAAAAACAGTAAATTCAGATAAGCATTTTAAGTATACTGGAGTAAGAAATGAAACTATACTTGAAAATGCTAAAAGAATTTCAGAATTAGGTATCAAGACTATTGTTAGGGTTCCAGTTATACCAGAATTTAATGCAGATAAAAAGAGTATATATGATATAGCTATATTTGCTACAAAACTAAAAATGGTAGATGAAATCCATCTTCTACCTTATCATAAATTAGGAGTAAATAAGTATGCGTGTATAGGGAAAAAGTATAATATGGGAGAAGATATTAAAACTCCTAGTAACGAGTTTATGTTAGCATTAAAAGACATAGTAGAGAATGTAGGATTAAAGTGTAATATTGGAGCAATTTAAATTATATATTTAGAAATTTTATCATAAGAGACATTTTAAATTAATAAATTCAAATTACTGGTAAAATTATTAATAATTATATAAAAGGTGTCTCTTATGAATAAGCTTGATATTTTATTGACATATATAATGAAGAGTGGTATTATTAATAAAAATAAAGAATTTATTGGAGTCCTTTAAGGTAGTCCGAGAGACTAATAAGGTACTTATATTTATAATTTTAATATAGTTATGATATGGTATCCTTCTGTCTTAAAGCAGAAGTTTTTTTATGCACAAAAATAGAATAGCAACCTTTAATTTAGTCCTGAGAGATTAGAAAGGTAGTACGATAGCTCTGTATATATTTACTAGGCTTTTAGTATGATGATTATAATGATGGTTAAATAACATTAATTTATAAAAACCTTCTGCTCTCTAGCAGAAGGTTTTTTTTGTATATTGACATGAGAAATATAACATGATAATCTTTGTATAAATATAAAATTAGGTGAATAAAAATACATGGGGCTAGTATAGGAGTTATAAATACGAGGGGGTAATAAAGAATGAGTGGAATATTGTATCTTGAAGATGGAACGGTTTATAGTGGAAGATGTTTTGGAAAAAAAGGAACTGCTGTAGGAGAATTAGTATTCAATACTTCTATGACAGGATATGGAGAAATACTTACAGATCCATCTTACGCAGGTCAAATAATAAATATAACATATCCATTAATAGGCAACTATGGTGTTAATAAAAAGCATCTGGAATCTAAAAAAATATTTGCTAGAGGACTTGTGGTTAGATCTATTTGCATGAACCCTTCAAATTATACATCAGAAAAAACAGTAGATAGTATACTTAAAGATATGAATGTGATAGGAATAGAAGCTGTTGATACGAGAAGTGTAACGAAAAAAATAAGAAATAAAGGTACTATGAGATGTGTAATTACTAGTGAAGATTTAACTGTAAGACAACTTCAAAGTTATTTTGAAAGTATTCAAGAGGAAGATAATTTTGTAAAAGAAGTAAGTACAAAAGAAATTTATAATATACCTGGTAATGGACGTAAAGTAGTTTTAATGGATTTTGGAGCTAAGGCTAATATTATAGAAAATTTAAAGTTAAGAGAATGTGATATTACAGTAGTTCCATATGATACAAATTTTGATGAAATAGTAAAAATAAATCCTGATGGAGTTATGTTAAGTAATGGCCCGGGAGATCCTAAGGATGTGCCAGAGGTCGTAGAAAATGTAAAAAAAATAGTTAAAGTAAAGCCTACTTTTGGAATTTGTTTAGGACATCAGATTTTAGCACTTGCCTTTGGGGCAGACACCTATAAAATGAAGTTTGGACATAGAGGTGGAAATCATGGTGTTTATGATATAGAAAGAGATAGAGCATTTATAACATCTCAAAATCATGGGTATGCAGTAAATGAAAATAGTATAGAAAATAAAGAATTAATTATTACACATATAAATTTAAATGATAGAACAGTTGAGGGGATGAAGCATAAAACTTTGCCAGTATTTTCAGTACAGTTTCATCCAGAAGGTGCACCTGGACCTTGTGATAGTGCTTATTTATTTGATAAATTCATGGAAATTATGTAGATTGTAGAGGAGGTAAATTTATGTCATTAGATAAAAGTTTAAATAAAGTATTAATCTTAGGATCAGGTCCAATAATAATAGGTCAAGCAGCTGAATTTGATTATTCAGGAACTCAAGCTTGTAAGTCAATAAAAGAAGAAGGAATAGAAGCAATACTTGTAAATAGTAATCCTGCTACAATAATGACTGATTTAAATATAGCGGATAAGGTCTATATAGAACCACTGAATGTTGAAGCCATAGAGGAGATAATACAAAAAGAAAAACCAAATGGCATTCTTGCTGGATTTGGAGGACAAACAGCTCTTAATATAGCAATGGAGCTTCAATCAAAGGGTGTTTTAGAAAAATATAATGTTAAATTATTAGGTATAAACGGGGAATCTATAAAAAAGGCTGAAGATAGAGAAGAATTTAAAGATTTAATGTTGCAAATAGGAGAGCCTATTCCAGAAAGTACAATAGCTGTAAATATAGAAGAATGTAAAGAATTTGTAGAGAAACATGGTTTGCCAATAATAATAAGACCAGCATACACATTGGGGGGAACTGGTGGAGGAATTGCTGATACTATGGAAGAATATTTGCAAATATGTGATCTTGGATTGAAAATGAGTCCAATACATCAAATATTACTTGAACAAAGCGTTGCTGGATGGAAAGAACTTGAGTATGAAGTAATAAGAGATAAAAAAGATAATTGCATTATAATATGTAATATGGAAAACATTGATCCAGTAGGTGTCCATACGGGGGATAGCATAGTCGTAGCGCCTTCTCAAACATTAACAGACAAAGAGTATCATATGCTTAGAAATTCAGCTCTTAAGATAATAAGAAGCTTAAAAATAGAAGGGGGTTGCAATATACAATTTGCGTTAGACCCTATTAGCAATAAATATATAGTAATAGAAGTAAATCCAAGAGTAAGTCGTTCAAGTGCATTGGCTTCAAAAGCAGCTGGATATCCAATAGCAAAAATTGCATCTAAAATAGCAATAGGATATAGTTTAGATGAACTTAAAAATTATGTAACTCAGAGTTCAAGTGCATGCTTCGAACCGACTTTAGATTATGTAGTAGTAAAAATGCCAAAATGGCCATTTGATAAATTTAATACTGCAGAGAGAAGACTAGGAACTCAAATGAAGGCGACGGGAGAAGTTATGGCTATAGATAGAAGTTTTGAAAGTGCATTTTTAAAGGCTGTAACTTGTTTAGAAAGTAAGATAATAGGATTAAAACTTCAAAATGGTCATGAACTAACAGATGAAGAGCTTATAAATAAGATAAAAATGCAAGATGATGAAAGAATATTTGCTATAGGAGAAGCTTTTAGAAGAGAATTTTCAATAAATGATATATATGAAATAACTAAAATTGATAAGTGGTTCTTAAATAAGATAAATAATATTGTAAATATAGAAAAAAGATTAGAAAGCAAAAATATAGATAATGAATTGATATGTGATGCTAGTACATTAGGATTTACAGATGAACAAATAAGTAAATTATCAAATGTAGATGTTAAAAAGATAGAAATAGTTAAGAAGCTTAAAAACATATATCCAGTATACAAAATGGTTGATACATGTAGTGGAGAGTTTGAGGCTAAAACGCCATATTATTATTCATGTTATGAAAAAGAAGATGAAAATATAATAACAGATAATAAAAAGATCATGGTAATAGGTTCAGGTCCTATTAGAATAGGACAAGGAATTGAATTTGATTACTGCTGTGTACATGGAGCCTGGGCAATTAATAATGCAGGATATGAATCAATTATGGTAAATAATAATCCTGAAACAGTGAGTACGGATTTTGATACTTCTGATAAATTGTACTTTGAATCTTTATACATAGATGATGTTATGAATGTAATTAGAAAAGAGAATCCAAAGGGAGTAATATTACAATTTGGAGGGCAAACATCTATTAATTTGGCCGAAAAACTCTCTAAAAGAGGAGTAAATATACTAGGAACTAGCTTTGAATCTATAGATTTGGCAGAAGATAGAGAGAAATTTAGAGAATTACTAGAGAGTTTAGATATAAAAACTCCTACGGGAAGACCTGTAACTTGTATACAAGAAGCATATAAAGTTGTGGAAAAACTAGGGTATCCAGTAATTGTTAGACCATCATATGTAATAGGTGGTAGAGCAATGGAGATTATATATGATGATAAAGCTTTAGAAAAATATATGAAAGAAGCTGTAAGTTTAAGCAGTGAGCATACAATAATAGTAGATAAATATGTAAGAGGAACTGAAATTGAAGTAGATACAATATGCGATGGTAAAGATGTACTAATGCCGGGAATAATGGAGCATATTGAAAGAACAGGTGTACATTCTGGTGATAGTATAACAGTTTATCCATATATGACATTAAAGGAAAAAGTAATTGATAAATTAGTTGAGAATACTAAAAAAATAGCTAAGGCTTTAAAGATAGTTGGTCTTATGAATATCCAATATGTTTATGATGGAAAGGATATTTATGTAATAGAGGTTAATCCAAGAGCATCTAGAACGGTACCTATACTAAGCAAGGTTACAGGAGTGCCTATGGTAAATATAGGAGTTCAAGTTATGTTAGGCAGTAAGCTTAAGGATTTTAAATATGGAATAGGACTTTTAAAACCAAGTGGAATACATGCAGTAAAAGTTCCTGTGTTTTCAAATGAAAAATTATCAGATGTGGATACTTATTTAGGGCCAGAGATGAAATCAACAGGAGAAGTGCTAGGAGTTGATCATGATTTAAATAAAGCTATATATAAAGGATTTAAGGCAGCTGGTATAAGTGTAGAAACAAAGGGAGCTATATATGTCTCACTTAAGGATGTAGATAAAGAAGAAGGAAGTAGTATAGTGAAAAATTATTATGACTTAGGATTTAAGATATATAGTTCAAGAGGAACTGGAGAAAAACTAAAAGAAAATGGGATAAAATGTGAAATAATAAATTCAGAAGATGTATTTAAACTTATAATTACTTCGCAAATAAATTTAATAATAAATACACCTACAAAGGGGAATAATAATGCTAGCATGGGATTTAAAATAAGAAGAAAAGGCGCTGAATATAAAATACCTGTATTTACATGTATAGATACTGCTAAAGTATTTTTGAAAACAATAGAAATTGTTAAACATAATGAAAAAATCGAATATAGAGCGTTAAATGAATATTTCAGTAAATAAAAGTAATATAAACAAAAAAATCCTAAGATTAAAAATCTTAGGATTTTTTTAGAATGTATTTGGTAAAAAGCTGATATTATATTATAATTATATTGTG is part of the Clostridium botulinum genome and harbors:
- a CDS encoding glycyl-radical enzyme activating protein, with protein sequence MLSDKVNYKEKGNVFNIQRFSVNDGPGIRTIVFLKGCPLSCRWCSNPESQNRNSEIMFNIKNCTECHRCERVCSEGAIDFNLSYRIDRSKCINCGRCVERCYPGALVRSGEEMTVKEIIQELKKESVQFRRSNGGVTLSGGEPLMQSKFALELLKGCKSMGWHTTMETTAYASKDIIDKVMPWLDLILLDIKTVNSDKHFKYTGVRNETILENAKRISELGIKTIVRVPVIPEFNADKKSIYDIAIFATKLKMVDEIHLLPYHKLGVNKYACIGKKYNMGEDIKTPSNEFMLALKDIVENVGLKCNIGAI
- the carB gene encoding carbamoyl-phosphate synthase (glutamine-hydrolyzing) large subunit, with product MSLDKSLNKVLILGSGPIIIGQAAEFDYSGTQACKSIKEEGIEAILVNSNPATIMTDLNIADKVYIEPLNVEAIEEIIQKEKPNGILAGFGGQTALNIAMELQSKGVLEKYNVKLLGINGESIKKAEDREEFKDLMLQIGEPIPESTIAVNIEECKEFVEKHGLPIIIRPAYTLGGTGGGIADTMEEYLQICDLGLKMSPIHQILLEQSVAGWKELEYEVIRDKKDNCIIICNMENIDPVGVHTGDSIVVAPSQTLTDKEYHMLRNSALKIIRSLKIEGGCNIQFALDPISNKYIVIEVNPRVSRSSALASKAAGYPIAKIASKIAIGYSLDELKNYVTQSSSACFEPTLDYVVVKMPKWPFDKFNTAERRLGTQMKATGEVMAIDRSFESAFLKAVTCLESKIIGLKLQNGHELTDEELINKIKMQDDERIFAIGEAFRREFSINDIYEITKIDKWFLNKINNIVNIEKRLESKNIDNELICDASTLGFTDEQISKLSNVDVKKIEIVKKLKNIYPVYKMVDTCSGEFEAKTPYYYSCYEKEDENIITDNKKIMVIGSGPIRIGQGIEFDYCCVHGAWAINNAGYESIMVNNNPETVSTDFDTSDKLYFESLYIDDVMNVIRKENPKGVILQFGGQTSINLAEKLSKRGVNILGTSFESIDLAEDREKFRELLESLDIKTPTGRPVTCIQEAYKVVEKLGYPVIVRPSYVIGGRAMEIIYDDKALEKYMKEAVSLSSEHTIIVDKYVRGTEIEVDTICDGKDVLMPGIMEHIERTGVHSGDSITVYPYMTLKEKVIDKLVENTKKIAKALKIVGLMNIQYVYDGKDIYVIEVNPRASRTVPILSKVTGVPMVNIGVQVMLGSKLKDFKYGIGLLKPSGIHAVKVPVFSNEKLSDVDTYLGPEMKSTGEVLGVDHDLNKAIYKGFKAAGISVETKGAIYVSLKDVDKEEGSSIVKNYYDLGFKIYSSRGTGEKLKENGIKCEIINSEDVFKLIITSQINLIINTPTKGNNNASMGFKIRRKGAEYKIPVFTCIDTAKVFLKTIEIVKHNEKIEYRALNEYFSK
- the carA gene encoding glutamine-hydrolyzing carbamoyl-phosphate synthase small subunit — its product is MSGILYLEDGTVYSGRCFGKKGTAVGELVFNTSMTGYGEILTDPSYAGQIINITYPLIGNYGVNKKHLESKKIFARGLVVRSICMNPSNYTSEKTVDSILKDMNVIGIEAVDTRSVTKKIRNKGTMRCVITSEDLTVRQLQSYFESIQEEDNFVKEVSTKEIYNIPGNGRKVVLMDFGAKANIIENLKLRECDITVVPYDTNFDEIVKINPDGVMLSNGPGDPKDVPEVVENVKKIVKVKPTFGICLGHQILALAFGADTYKMKFGHRGGNHGVYDIERDRAFITSQNHGYAVNENSIENKELIITHINLNDRTVEGMKHKTLPVFSVQFHPEGAPGPCDSAYLFDKFMEIM